The following are from one region of the Tissierellales bacterium genome:
- a CDS encoding thiamine phosphate synthase codes for MIVLITDRKSCGEKKQSIVIKELLKAEIDAIMIREKDLSNRELIEYSKELMSMDERHSTKWIINGNIDVAKMLKAWALHISFKDIDGIRDKWTGRFGVSVHSVEEAIRAEMAGADYLVAGNIYETSCKKGLCGKGLDYIRSMRECIKIPIVGIGGITPEKVSELKNTGIDGVAIRSWLLEHENPFGGIMELKEANLGIKRL; via the coding sequence ATGATAGTGTTAATAACCGATAGAAAATCATGTGGTGAGAAAAAGCAAAGTATAGTAATAAAAGAGCTACTAAAGGCTGAGATAGATGCCATAATGATACGAGAAAAGGATTTATCAAACAGAGAACTGATAGAATATTCTAAAGAACTAATGAGTATGGATGAGAGGCATAGTACAAAGTGGATAATAAATGGAAATATAGATGTAGCAAAAATGCTAAAAGCTTGGGCACTTCATATAAGTTTTAAAGATATAGATGGTATAAGAGATAAGTGGACTGGAAGATTTGGAGTATCTGTTCATAGCGTAGAAGAGGCAATTAGAGCAGAAATGGCAGGGGCAGATTATTTAGTTGCAGGAAATATATATGAAACGAGCTGTAAGAAAGGGCTTTGTGGAAAGGGACTAGACTATATTAGATCCATGAGAGAATGTATTAAAATACCTATTGTAGGTATAGGAGGAATCACACCTGAAAAGGTTAGTGAGTTAAAAAATACAGGTATAGACGGAGTAGCTATTAGATCTTGGTTATTAGAACATGAAAATCCATTTGGAGGAATAATGGAATTAAAGGAAGCAAATTTAGGTATAAAACGATTATAA